One region of Blastocatellia bacterium genomic DNA includes:
- a CDS encoding HXXEE domain-containing protein: MSRYESAVSGWVYWVLPAAFVLHDAEELATMPAWVASHRSQIETLLSAVGAGDAAAALPTTFARAGVAIGCMMIVFVVITAGVWSRPASPVWRVAYGGLLGAFFLHAFTHMAQSVAFGGYTPGVVSAVVIVVPASVFVYRKLTRRGALKRRPTAVASSVALLLFVPAVLLAYTVAAWLAPG, from the coding sequence ATGAGCAGATACGAATCGGCGGTAAGCGGCTGGGTCTACTGGGTGCTGCCAGCCGCCTTCGTGCTCCACGACGCCGAGGAACTGGCGACGATGCCCGCTTGGGTAGCATCGCACCGCAGCCAAATCGAGACGTTGCTTTCCGCGGTCGGCGCCGGTGATGCGGCCGCCGCGCTACCGACGACATTCGCCCGAGCCGGGGTCGCAATTGGCTGCATGATGATCGTCTTCGTGGTGATTACGGCTGGTGTGTGGTCGCGCCCCGCATCGCCCGTGTGGCGTGTAGCCTATGGTGGACTGCTCGGTGCGTTCTTCCTACACGCATTTACCCATATGGCGCAGAGCGTGGCATTCGGCGGCTATACGCCTGGCGTCGTCAGTGCCGTGGTTATTGTCGTGCCAGCGTCGGTGTTCGTCTATCGGAAGCTGACGCGGCGAGGGGCGCTCAAGAGGCGCCCGACAGCGGTGGCGAGCAGCGTGGCACTGCTGTTGTTTGTGCCTGCGGTGCTGTTGGCCTACACGGTAGCGGCGTGGCTGGCTCCTGGCTAA
- a CDS encoding DUF433 domain-containing protein yields the protein MSAFQEVEKLLAQMSRAEKAQLLQLVVRDLGEAFPGIEMTPGVCGGEPRIVRTRIPVWVLEQARRLGTSESEILRIYPTLRASDLANAWAYVNSHREEVERQIRENEAA from the coding sequence ATGAGTGCATTTCAAGAAGTCGAAAAATTGTTGGCGCAGATGAGCCGGGCGGAAAAAGCTCAACTTTTACAGTTGGTCGTCCGAGATTTGGGCGAAGCCTTCCCAGGGATTGAGATGACTCCTGGGGTCTGTGGGGGCGAGCCGCGGATCGTTCGTACTCGCATCCCAGTCTGGGTATTGGAACAAGCACGAAGGCTTGGAACGAGCGAGTCTGAAATACTGCGAATCTACCCAACATTGAGAGCCAGCGACTTGGCTAATGCTTGGGCCTATGTAAACTCCCATCGGGAAGAGGTTGAGCGACAAATTCGAGAAAATGAGGCTGCTTAG
- a CDS encoding DUF5615 family PIN-like protein yields MARLFADENFPLPVVLSLRRFGHDVRTLQEAGMANQSINDDIVLTVAHNDGRAVLTINRKDFVRLHNSSLDHSGIIVCTFDRDFERQANRIHRALESEGVAGQLIRVNRPNA; encoded by the coding sequence ATGGCGCGGCTCTTTGCGGATGAGAACTTCCCGCTGCCAGTGGTGCTGAGTCTTCGTCGATTTGGACACGATGTCCGGACGCTGCAAGAAGCAGGGATGGCCAACCAATCAATCAATGATGATATTGTCCTGACTGTCGCCCACAATGATGGCAGAGCGGTATTGACGATAAATCGGAAGGACTTTGTTCGATTACACAATTCTAGCCTTGACCACTCGGGTATTATCGTCTGTACATTTGATCGAGATTTTGAGAGACAAGCCAACAGGATTCACAGGGCACTGGAGTCGGAGGGAGTGGCTGGTCAACTCATCCGTGTGAACCGTCCAAACGCATAA
- a CDS encoding type II toxin-antitoxin system HicA family toxin, with the protein MSDLPRISGREVVKALKKIGYEQDRQRGSHIILRQTDSPHRRVTVPDHKEIAKGTLRAIIREVGLAVDEFKDLL; encoded by the coding sequence GTGAGTGACTTACCGCGTATTTCTGGACGCGAAGTAGTCAAGGCACTTAAGAAGATTGGCTACGAACAAGACCGGCAGCGAGGTAGCCATATAATACTGAGACAAACAGATTCTCCACACAGGCGAGTGACTGTGCCGGACCATAAAGAAATTGCGAAGGGGACACTGCGGGCGATAATCCGTGAAGTTGGTTTGGCAGTAGATGAATTCAAAGATCTGTTATGA
- a CDS encoding type II toxin-antitoxin system HicB family antitoxin, producing MKYRVLIEQDEDGVYVAEVPALPGCISQGETRSEALDNIKEAIAGYLESLEAHNEPIPPPISEEIVEVSA from the coding sequence ATGAAGTATCGAGTGTTGATTGAGCAGGATGAAGATGGGGTATATGTTGCGGAAGTACCTGCTCTGCCGGGGTGTATTTCTCAGGGAGAAACTCGATCCGAGGCTCTAGACAATATCAAAGAAGCCATCGCGGGTTACCTAGAAAGCTTAGAAGCTCATAACGAACCTATTCCCCCTCCGATCTCCGAGGAGATTGTAGAGGTTTCAGCGTGA